One Rhododendron vialii isolate Sample 1 chromosome 2a, ASM3025357v1 genomic region harbors:
- the LOC131317167 gene encoding two-pore potassium channel 1-like, whose amino-acid sequence MLYVSKRIFTNLNRFNVLHINRQLSNPVKSVRVFDCLCLLACLFTGTTPRIFFAILGCYCSFSTELKLLWWSYFPGFKLTRDTKSSIQYSFAFIIQLFSGFLQTGAPFGNHLMASDDAKEPLLSSSVDASHQFNEKSLLKRRRYPCSINGAPSLRIDIPNKNVIESLPHPDLISAQERFSFKRVFMFFGIYLSAGTLCFYLVRHQIKGKKTSGVLDAIYFCVVTMTTVGYGDLVPDSTLAKLLACVFVFSGMGLVGFVLSKAADYIVEKEEILLVKAIYMREKVGPAEILKEAESNKAKYKFLTVLTLLLVLVTVGTIFLYQFEGLDFIDAFYCVCATVTTLGYGDESFSTEGGRLFAVFWIVMSTLCLAQFFLYLAELYTENRQRVLIKWALTRDLTTSDLEAADLDNDKVVSVSEFIVYKLKEMGKITEEDISVVMEGFKNLDVDHSGTLTTSDLMLSESPQAQT is encoded by the exons ATGTTATACGTTTCTAAACGGATTTTTACGAATTTAAATCGTTTCAATGTGTTGCATATC AATAGGCAATTGTCGAACCCCGTAAAATCGGTTCGCGTGTTTGATTGCTTGTGTTTGCTTGCTTGTTTGTTTACGGGCACAACGCCTCGGATCTTTTTTGCTATTCTGGGATGCTATTGTTCTTTTTCAACAGAGCTAAAATTGTTGTGGTGGTCCTATTTTCCAGGGTTTAAACTGACAAGGGATACCAAAAGTAGCATACAGTATTCATTTGCATTCATAATCCAGCTTTTCTCAG GTTTTCTTCAAACAGGTGCACCTTTTGGTAATCATCTCATGGCGAGCGATGACGCTAAAGAGCCCTTGCTTTCGTCATCAGTCGATGCTTCCCACCAATTCAACGAGAAAAGTTTACTCAAGAGAAGAAGATACCCTTGCAGTATTAATGGTGCTCCTTCGTTGAGAATCGACATTCCCAACAAAAATGTCATCGAATCGCTGCCACACCCTGATCTCATTTCAGCACAAGAACGATTTAGTTTTAAACGGGTATTCATGTTCTTCGGTATATACTTGAGCGCAGGCACCTTGTGCTTCTACCTTGTGAGGCATCAAATCAAGGGTAAAAAAACTAGCGGGGTTCTTGACGCCATTTACTTCTGTGTTGTGACAATGACTACTGTTGGATATGGTGACCTTGTGCCCGATAGCACATTGGCGAAACTACTTGCTTGCGTTTTCGTTTTCAGTGGCATGGGTCTTGTTGGGTTTGTTCTTAGTAAGGCAGCGGACTATATTGTGGAAAAGGAGGAAATCCTTTTGGTTAAAGCCATCTATATGCGCGAAAAAGTAGGCCCGGCTGAAATTCTCAAGGAGGCCGAAAGCAACAAGGCAAAGTACAAGTTTCTTACCGTACTGACCCTTCTTTTGGTTCTTGTAACTGTTGGAACCATCTTTTTGTATCAGTTTGAGGGGTTggatttcattgatgccttctACTGTGTCTGTGCAACGGTCACTACTTTGGGATACGGGGACGAGAGCTTTTCGACTGAAGGGGGCCGTCTGTTCGCTGTTTTCTGGATTGTGATGAGTACCCTTTGTTTAGCCCAGTTCTTTCTCTACCTTGCCGAATTATACACTGAAAACAGGCAAAGAGTACTGATAAAATGGGCTCTAACCCGGGATCTAACGACCTCGGATCTTGAGGCTGCAGATCTTGACAATGACAAAGTTGTCAG TGTTTCTGAGTTCATTGTGTACAAGCTGAAAGAGATGGGCAAGATAACCGAGGAGGACATATCAGTGGTGATGGAGGGGTTCAAGAACCTCGACGTGGACCATTCGGGTACGTTGACAACATCTGATCTGATGCTCTCAGAATCACCTCAAGCTCAAACCTGA
- the LOC131317168 gene encoding uncharacterized protein LOC131317168, producing the protein MAANETQKKFNKNHLFLKMTLQLLVSISVLSLFISYSSDLSHFLHYYYCQLAAMLCPVLTLERKYMFLICNGIIAFLAKTFSFTSYSPSGPNIIDTFVTSNEYGMMAVREMEEPVEHKEAAIRGLCQAIITETDDDKDDGEQVGGGCLVPSFSEEDGGNEANMSTDELNRKFDEFIRKMKEEIRIGAQLQPVAVQGILIH; encoded by the coding sequence ATGGCTGCGAACGAGACACAGAAGAAGTTCAACAAGAATCATCTGTTCCTCAAGATGACATTGCAGCTTCTTGTTTCTATCTCTGTTCTCTCGCTCTTTATTTCTTACTCCTCAGACTTGTCCCATTTCCTCCATTACTACTATTGCCAATTAGCAGCCATGCTTTGCCCAGTTCTGACCCTTGAGAGAAAATACATGTTCCTTATTTGCAATGGAATCATCGCTTTTCTCGCCAAAACCTTTAGTTTTACCAGCTATTCACCCTCCGGACCTAACATTATCGACACGTTCGTGACGAGTAATGAATATGGTATGATGGCCGTACGTGAAATGGAAGAACCAGTTGAACACAAGGAAGCTGCCATAAGAGGGCTTTGTCAAGCTATAATCACAGAAACTGATGATGACAAAGATGATGGTGAACAAGTAGGAGGTGGGTGTTTGGTTCCATCATTTTCAGAAGAAGACGGAGGAAATGAAGCGAACATGAGCACAGACGAATTGAACAGAAAATTTGACGAGTTCATAAGGAAGATGAAGGAAGAAATCAGGATTGGGGCTCAACTACAACCAGTTGCTGTGCAAGGCATCCTGATACACTAA
- the LOC131316937 gene encoding trihelix transcription factor GTL1 — protein sequence MEVFPVNHQFPNHNDTVDFPLHLTPFPDAAAILYSNPTAEIPPPEMQYESHPPPPPQKLRPIRSNGRTSPDYIDRTVDLEGAVHGCYSDLGFPNQLSLAEVYGGSSVDVAAAAAERMKVEMEAACAKLISEGELFETELSSSSDDDGDSSEAVKEPLNRKRKRKTRKKIELYLKNMMTKVLQKQEQMHNQLLEMIEKKERERIIREEAWKQQEIERAKKDEEVRAEERSRTLVLISFIQNLLGHEIQIPKSWETSCLEKAEVEIHNQKDLSCDPCNRRWPKSEVQALITVRTALDHKFLKGVRGIVWEEVAAGLSNMGYSRSAKKCKEKWENINKYYKRTMETGKKRPDGGKSCPYFNELDILYTNGLINPVNASHCIKNEIEDRSVEE from the exons ATGGAGGTCTTCCCCGTTAACCACCAATTCCCAAACCACAACGACACCGTCGACTTCCCACTACACTTAACGCCCTTCCCCGACGCCGCCGCCATACTTTATTCAAATCCAACGGCCGAGATTCCTCCACCGGAGATGCAATACGAGTCCcatccgccgccgccgccgcagaAGCTCCGTCCGATCAGATCCAACGGTCGGACATCGCCGGATTATATCGATCGAACGGTTGATCTCGAGGGGGCGGTGCACGGGTGTTATAGTGATTTAGGGTTTCCGAATCAGCTGAGTTTGGCCGAGGTGTACGGCGGCTCGTCGGTGGATgttgcggcggcggcggcggagcgAATGAAGGTGGAAATGGAGGCGGCGTGTGCGAAGTTAATCTCTGAGGGAGAACTTTTCGAGACCGAATTAAG CTCGTCTTCAGATGATGATGGTGATTCATCAGAAGCCGTGAAAGAACCTTTGAATCgtaagagaaagagaaaaacgaGGAAAAAGATCGAGTTATACCTGAAAAACATGATGACGAAGGTTCTCCAAAAGCAAGAGCAGATGCATAACCAGCTGTTAGAGATGATCGAGAAGAAGGAAAGGGAAAGAATCATAAGAGAAGAAGCTTGGAAGCAGCAGGAGATTGAAAGGGCAAAGAAGGATGAAGAAGTAAGAGCCGAGGAGAGATCTCGTACTCTAGTTCTCATCAGCTTCATTCAGAATTTGCTAGGCCATGAAATCCAAATTCCTAAATCATGGGAAACTTCATGTCTAGAAAAAGCGGAAGTCGAAATACACAATCAGAAAGATCTTTCGTGTGATCCCTGTAATAGGAGATGGCCAAAGTCTGAAGTGCAAGCCCTTATTACTGTTCGAACTGCTTTGGATCACAAGTTCCTCAAGGGCGTGAGAGGCATTGTATGGGAAGAGGTAGCTGCTGGATTGTCTAACATGGGTTATTCCCGAAGTGCAAAGAAATGTAAAGAGAAATGGGAAAATATCAACAAATACTATAAACGGACGATGGAGACTGGAAAGAAGCGTCCTGATGGTGGTAAAAGTTGCCCTTATTTTAATGAACTGGACATCTTATATACAAATGGATTGATTAATCCAGTAAATGCCTCTCATTGTATAAAGAATGAGATTGAGGACAGGAGTGTGGAAGAGTAA
- the LOC131316938 gene encoding putative protein FAR1-RELATED SEQUENCE 10 — protein sequence MASIPSKNTWMRRQQCPCGDWKCFVTYDGDAEESAAASQLVKNGSSSFEGMVAPYVGMVFKSDEDAFEYYGNFARKNGFSIRKERSRLSPQLGIYKRDFVCYRSGFARKRPTAEHQRDRKSVRCGCDAKMYLSKEVVEGDCQWFVIQFSNVHNHELLEDDQVRLLPAYRKINEADQERILLLSKAGFPIHRIVKVLELEKGIQGGQLPFLERDVRNFVQNRKKLVQENDALLCEKRENDTGELLEACRATKEGDPYFVYDVTMDENDKVENIAWSYGDSVQAYTVFGDVVYFDTTYRSITYGMLFGAWLGIDNKGKTVLFGGTLLQDETPRSFVWALQTFVRFMKGIRPQTILTDLDPGLREAIRSELPNTKHVVSIWNILPKLSCWFSLPLGPRCAEFRTQFEALYLLDSAEDFEYQWNQMVGQYGINSDKHMALLFSLRTSWAFPYTKGCFLARMATSGYSKSVEAFLRGVFSAQICLRSFFDQVGNYASHKIQASEEMQYMHIRTCLPIEEHARSIFSPFAFRAFQHELVQAMQYASSEMADGSYVLRHFKKMDGERLVIWIPEAEQIHCSCKEFESSGILCRHALRILLIKNYFQLPEKYLPSRWQKESSLAPYDNLGDQNASDEWFQEFRSLTGTLFTESSITKERADFVHRELSKELKRLINEVTNMPPSDGVAMDLTVSPTG from the exons ATGGCGTCGATACCATCGAAAAATACATGGATGCGGCGGCAGCAATGCCCCTGTGGGGATTGGAAGTGTTTTGTTACATATGATGGGGATGCTGAAGAATCAGCTGCAGCATCTCAATTGGTTAAAAATGGTAGTTCATCATTTGAAGGAATGGTTGCTCCTTATGTGGGAATGGTATTTAAGAGTGATGAAGATGCATTTGAGTACTATGGCAATTTTGCCAGGAAGAATGGGTTTTCGATCAGGAAAGAGCGCTCAAGATTGAGCCCACAGTTGGGTATTTATAAAAGGGATTTCGTATGCTATCGTAGTGGCTTTGCGAGAAAAAGGCCTACCGCAGAGCACCAAAGGGATCGGAAGTCAGTTCGATGCGGTTGTGATGCGAAGATGTACTTGTCGAAGGAGGTAGTTGAGGGCGATTGTCAGTGGTTTGTCATACAGTTTAGTAATGTGCATAATCACGAATTGTTGGAAGATGATCAAGTTCGTCTCCTTCCTGCTTACCGTAAGATTAACGAGGCTGATCAAGAGCGAATACTTTTGCTTTCCAAAGCTGGGTTTCCAATACATCGTATAGTTAAAGTGCTGGAGCTGGAAAAAGGTATCCAAGGTGGACAATTGCCCTTTCTAGAGAGGGATGTAAGAAATTTTGTTCAGAATCGTAAGAAACTGGTTCAAGAGAATGATGCTTTACTCTGcgagaaaagagaaaatgataCAGGAGAGCTTCTTGAGGCGTGCAGGGCCACAAAAGAGGGGGATCCGTACTTTGTCTATGATGTTACCATGGACGAGAATGATAAGGTTGAGAACATTGCTTGGTCATATGGAGACTCTGTTCAGGCGTACACCGTGTTTGGTGATGTAGTTTATTTTGACACAACATATCGCTCAATCACCTACGGCATGCTTTTTGGAGCATGGCTTGGCATTGACAACAAGGGTAAAACTGTCCTCTTTGGTGGTACTCTGTTGCAGGATGAAACGCCCCGTTCGTTTGTATGGGCTTTGCAG ACTTTTGTCCGATTTATGAAAGGGATACGTCCGCAGACAATTCTAACTGATCTGGACCCTGGGCTTAGAGAAGCCATAAGAAGTGAACTACCAAATACTAAACATGTTGTTTCTATTTGGAACATTCTTCCCAAGCTATCATGTTGGTTCTCTCTCCCACTTGGACCCAGGTGTGCAGAATTTAGAACTCAGTTTGAGGCTTTATATCTTCTGGATAGTGCTGAGGATTTTGAATATCAATGGAATCAAATGGTTGGTCAATACGGAATTAATTCAGACAAACACATGGCATTACTCTTCTCTCTCCGTACATCTTGGGCATTTCCCTACACAAAAGGTTGCTTTCTAGCTAGAATGGCAACAAGTGGATATTCAAAGTCTGTTGAAGCATTCTTGAGAGGGGTCTTCAGTGCACAGATATGCTTGCGCAGTTTTTTTGACCAG GTTGGGAATTATGCATCTCATAAAATTCAGGCAAGTGAAGAGATGCAGTATATGCATATCAGGACATGCTTACCCATTGAAGAGCATGCACGTAGTATTTTTAGCCCTTTTGCTTTCAGGGCATTCCAGCATGAATTAGTGCAGGCTATGCAATATGCTTCATCGGAAATGGCTGATGGATCGTATGTTTTACGCCACTTCAAGAAGATGGATGGAGAGCGTCTGGTTATTTGGATACCGGAAGCGGAACAAATTCACTGTTCCTGCAAGGAGTTTGAATCTTCTGGAATCTTATGCAGACATGCTCTTCGCATCCTTCTGATAAAGAACTATTTTCAACTTCCAGAGAAATATTTGCCAAGTCGATGGCAGAAAGAAAGTTCATTGGCTCCTTATGATAATCTGGGTGACCAGAATGCCAGTGACGAATGGTTTCAAGAATTCCGTTCCCTAACTGGAACTCTCTTCACAGAATCATCAATCACAAAGGAGCGCGCTGATTTCGTTCATAGAGAACTCTCAAAAGAACTTAAGAGGCTCATTAACGAGGTGACAAATATGCCACCGAGTGATGGAGTTGCTATGGATTTGACTGTTTCACCCACTGGATAA